The following are encoded together in the Magnetospirillum gryphiswaldense MSR-1 v2 genome:
- a CDS encoding sensor histidine kinase, translating into MSAIAPYSLRSRLVSRLIAAHAVVLAANIPYFLWRGYVKHDAEGNLGTMGAWLLHELVTDVLPLVVPLFIATTLITKLTVRRSLAQIDAATRKAAAFDPSHLGVRLPSTATPKELHPLVDAINAGLDRLERGFESQKRFTANAAHELRTPLAVLKARCSRETGPQARALLSDIGRMTKIVDQLLGIARLEMGQVPLDARVDLDIICRRVVADLFPLALAAGCDLGYSAGTTTVLARGNEVLLEDALRNIVDNAVHVAPPGTSVEVVLDDSGIIHVLDRGPGVADGLKTEIFHPFRRLNNSNHRGAGLGLGIAAEAIALHGGTLSVHDRPGGGADFVVDLSAAPTPSG; encoded by the coding sequence ATGAGCGCAATTGCCCCTTATTCCCTGAGGTCGCGGCTGGTGTCGCGTCTGATTGCCGCCCACGCCGTCGTTCTCGCCGCCAACATTCCCTATTTCCTGTGGCGCGGCTACGTCAAACACGATGCCGAGGGCAATTTGGGAACAATGGGGGCGTGGCTGCTGCATGAACTGGTCACCGACGTCCTTCCCCTGGTTGTCCCGCTGTTTATCGCCACCACGTTGATCACCAAGCTGACCGTCCGCCGCAGCCTGGCCCAGATCGACGCCGCCACCCGCAAAGCCGCCGCCTTCGACCCGTCACATCTGGGCGTCCGTCTGCCCAGCACGGCAACCCCCAAGGAATTGCATCCGCTGGTCGACGCCATCAATGCTGGATTGGACCGGTTGGAGCGCGGCTTTGAAAGTCAAAAACGCTTTACCGCCAACGCCGCCCACGAACTGCGCACGCCGCTGGCGGTGCTGAAAGCCCGCTGTTCGCGTGAGACCGGACCGCAGGCGCGGGCGCTGCTGTCCGACATCGGTCGCATGACCAAAATCGTCGATCAATTACTGGGTATCGCCAGACTGGAGATGGGCCAAGTGCCGCTTGATGCCCGCGTTGACCTGGACATTATCTGTCGCCGGGTGGTGGCCGATCTGTTCCCGCTGGCCCTGGCCGCCGGCTGCGATCTTGGCTACAGCGCCGGTACGACGACGGTACTGGCTCGCGGCAACGAAGTGCTGCTGGAAGACGCCTTGCGCAACATCGTCGACAACGCCGTACACGTGGCACCGCCAGGAACCAGCGTCGAGGTGGTTTTGGACGACAGCGGCATCATCCATGTGCTGGATCGCGGCCCCGGTGTCGCCGACGGGCTGAAGACGGAAATCTTTCATCCCTTCCGCCGCCTGAACAACAGCAACCATCGCGGCGCCGGCCTGGGTCTGGGCATCGCCGCCGAGGCCATCGCCCTGCATGGCGGCACATTGTCCGTCCATGACCGCCCCGGCGGTGGGGCCGATTTCGTCGTCGACCTGTCGGCGGCGCCGACGCCGTCAGGTTGA
- a CDS encoding NapC/NirT family cytochrome c produces the protein MTRHRSDGKHWLAGLWRAFTSPSARWSFGAILIAGGIGGVLLWGGFNTFMEYTNTLEFCVSCHEMETTVYQEYKKSPHYENASGVRAVCADCHVPKDWGAKVLRKIQASSEIFHKLAGTVDTPEKFEAKRRQLAERVWATMKANNSRECRNCHEYQAMAFHKQRTESQQKMQLEAAPKNMACVECHKGIAHKFPLPPRDDE, from the coding sequence ATGACAAGACATCGTTCCGACGGCAAGCACTGGCTTGCCGGTTTGTGGCGCGCTTTTACGTCGCCTTCGGCCCGCTGGTCCTTTGGCGCCATCCTGATTGCCGGCGGTATCGGTGGTGTTTTGCTGTGGGGGGGCTTCAACACCTTCATGGAATACACCAACACCTTGGAATTCTGCGTCTCGTGTCACGAGATGGAGACCACCGTGTACCAGGAATACAAAAAGTCGCCGCATTACGAGAATGCCTCTGGCGTGCGCGCCGTTTGTGCCGACTGCCATGTGCCCAAGGATTGGGGAGCCAAAGTGCTGCGCAAGATCCAAGCCAGCAGCGAAATCTTCCACAAGCTGGCCGGCACCGTCGACACCCCCGAGAAATTCGAGGCCAAGCGCCGCCAACTGGCCGAGCGCGTCTGGGCGACGATGAAAGCCAACAACTCGCGCGAATGTCGCAATTGCCACGAATACCAGGCGATGGCATTCCACAAGCAACGCACCGAATCGCAGCAGAAGATGCAGTTGGAGGCCGCCCCCAAGAACATGGCCTGCGTCGAGTGCCACAAGGGCATCGCCCACAAATTTCCCCTGCCCCCCCGCGACGACGAATAA
- a CDS encoding ATP-binding protein translates to MAQPERWFKRILPQGLLGRSLLIIVTPLIVVQLVSTYIFYASHWDTVARRLSAGLAGDIGAVIESVRAFPAPEDRLRVFGIAANKMDLDMRFQTGGILPNTPPEPPRGLMEQALHDALNDRVQRPFMVDARSFEREVAVRVQLSDGLLEVFVPRKRLFSSTTYIFVLWMVGTSMLLLGIATVFMRNQVRSVRKLAVAADAFGKGRDIPHFKPEGATEVRQAAQAFNLMQDRIKRQMQQRTEMLAGVSHDLRTPLTRMKLQLAMLGEVDGRAELEEDVAEMEQMVEGYLAFVRGEGGEATTPTDLAALVDEVVSRYRREGRELDLHVEDSLVMPLKPQAMARVISNLIGNAHRYGGHVWVRVGKRAEAAEIIVDDDGPGIPVESREQVFKPFFRLERSRNLATGGVGLGLTIARDIVRGHGGDVLLEDSPLGGLRARVRLPL, encoded by the coding sequence ATGGCGCAGCCCGAACGCTGGTTCAAACGCATCCTGCCGCAAGGTCTGCTGGGGCGCTCGCTGCTGATCATCGTCACCCCGCTGATCGTGGTGCAGTTGGTGTCCACCTACATCTTCTATGCCAGCCACTGGGACACGGTGGCGCGGCGGTTGTCGGCTGGGCTGGCCGGCGATATTGGCGCGGTGATTGAAAGCGTGCGGGCTTTCCCCGCACCGGAAGACCGCTTGCGGGTGTTCGGCATCGCCGCCAACAAGATGGATCTGGACATGCGTTTCCAGACCGGCGGCATCCTGCCCAACACGCCGCCGGAACCGCCGCGCGGTTTGATGGAACAGGCCCTGCACGACGCGCTGAACGATCGGGTGCAGCGCCCCTTCATGGTCGACGCCCGCTCGTTCGAGCGCGAGGTGGCGGTGCGGGTGCAATTGTCCGATGGATTGTTGGAAGTCTTCGTGCCGCGCAAGCGCCTGTTCAGTTCCACCACCTATATTTTTGTGCTGTGGATGGTCGGCACCTCCATGCTGTTGTTGGGCATCGCCACGGTGTTCATGCGCAATCAGGTGCGCTCGGTGCGCAAGCTGGCGGTGGCCGCCGACGCCTTCGGCAAGGGCCGCGATATCCCCCATTTCAAGCCCGAGGGCGCCACCGAGGTGCGCCAAGCGGCCCAGGCCTTCAACCTGATGCAGGATCGCATCAAGCGGCAGATGCAGCAGCGCACCGAAATGCTGGCCGGGGTGTCGCACGATTTGCGGACGCCGCTCACCCGGATGAAGCTGCAATTGGCCATGCTGGGCGAGGTGGACGGTCGGGCCGAGTTGGAAGAAGACGTGGCGGAAATGGAACAGATGGTCGAGGGCTATCTGGCCTTTGTCCGCGGCGAAGGCGGCGAGGCGACCACTCCCACCGATCTGGCCGCCCTGGTCGACGAGGTGGTGTCGCGCTATCGCCGTGAGGGGCGTGAGCTGGATTTGCATGTCGAGGACAGTCTGGTCATGCCGCTGAAGCCGCAAGCCATGGCCCGGGTGATTTCCAACCTGATCGGCAACGCCCATCGCTATGGTGGTCATGTCTGGGTACGGGTGGGCAAGCGGGCCGAGGCGGCTGAAATCATCGTCGACGACGATGGACCCGGCATCCCGGTGGAAAGCCGGGAACAGGTGTTCAAACCATTTTTCCGGCTGGAACGGTCGCGCAATCTGGCCACCGGCGGAGTCGGCCTGGGTCTGACCATCGCCCGCGATATTGTTCGCGGCCATGGCGGCGACGTGCTGCTGGAAGACAGTCCCCTGGGCGGATTGCGGGCGCGGGTCAGGCTGCCGTTATAG
- the mtnA gene encoding S-methyl-5-thioribose-1-phosphate isomerase — MKINGTPTRTIWPAKDGWAVEIIDQTRLPHELVNVRLESLADAAHAIKAMLVRGAPLIGATAAYGMALAARANSSDLALTVAYNILHATRPTAINLKWALDQMITALGKVPEDQRMAAAYARAAEICDEDVAINSAIGDNGATLIQAAWESARRARGADRVNVLTHCNAGWLATVDWGTAIAPIYKAHDAGIPVHVWVDETRPRNQGASLTARELNWHGVPHTVIADNTGGHLMQHGMVDLCIVGTDRVTSNGDVCNKIGTYLKALAAKDNAVPFYVALPSPTIDWSVADGIKEIPIEERDAAEQTHMTGKAADGSIVSVQVTPDGSPAGNWGFDVTPARLVSGLITERGICAASPEGLRGLFPERNG, encoded by the coding sequence ATGAAGATCAACGGCACCCCCACCCGCACCATCTGGCCGGCAAAAGATGGCTGGGCGGTGGAAATCATCGACCAGACCCGCCTGCCGCATGAATTGGTGAATGTGCGGCTGGAAAGTCTGGCTGATGCCGCCCATGCCATCAAGGCCATGCTGGTGCGCGGCGCCCCCCTGATCGGCGCCACCGCCGCCTATGGCATGGCTTTGGCCGCGCGGGCCAACAGCTCTGATCTGGCGTTGACGGTGGCCTACAACATCCTGCATGCCACCCGCCCCACCGCCATCAATCTGAAATGGGCGCTGGATCAAATGATCACCGCCCTGGGCAAGGTGCCGGAAGATCAACGCATGGCCGCCGCCTATGCACGGGCCGCCGAAATCTGCGACGAGGATGTCGCCATCAATTCCGCCATCGGCGATAATGGCGCCACCCTGATCCAGGCCGCCTGGGAAAGCGCCCGCCGCGCCCGCGGCGCCGACCGTGTCAACGTGCTGACCCATTGCAATGCCGGCTGGCTGGCCACGGTGGATTGGGGCACCGCCATCGCCCCTATCTACAAGGCTCACGATGCCGGCATCCCGGTGCATGTGTGGGTGGATGAAACCCGCCCGCGCAACCAGGGCGCATCCCTGACCGCGCGCGAACTGAACTGGCACGGCGTGCCGCATACGGTGATCGCCGACAATACCGGCGGCCATCTGATGCAGCATGGCATGGTCGATCTGTGCATCGTCGGCACCGACCGGGTCACCAGCAACGGCGACGTCTGCAACAAGATCGGTACCTATCTGAAGGCGCTGGCGGCCAAGGATAATGCCGTACCGTTCTATGTCGCCCTGCCCAGCCCGACCATCGACTGGAGTGTCGCCGACGGCATCAAGGAAATCCCCATCGAGGAACGCGATGCCGCCGAGCAAACCCACATGACCGGCAAGGCCGCCGACGGCAGCATCGTCAGCGTCCAGGTCACTCCCGACGGCAGCCCGGCGGGCAATTGGGGTTTCGACGTCACTCCGGCCCGACTGGTCAGCGGCCTGATCACCGAACGCGGAATTTGCGCCGCCAGCCCCGAAGGCCTGCGCGGCCTGTTCCCGGAACGGAACGGCTGA
- a CDS encoding response regulator transcription factor, producing the protein MRILLIEDEAELAELVRTYLQQLLFVVDHTATLEDARSLLETVVYDAIILDRSLPDGDGLELIPRLRARGMDIPVLAATARDQVCDRVRGLDSGVDDYLIKPYSLLELAARLRALLRRPGKTLKNEQVIGDIVLDAFQGTATIAGEPLLLARRLITLLDVLMRSAGRVVSRPAIETRLYSIDDQIDSNALEASISRLRRILADKGSSVTIHTIRGVGYMLAEGDKS; encoded by the coding sequence ATGCGCATTCTTTTGATCGAAGACGAAGCCGAGTTGGCCGAGTTGGTCCGCACCTACTTGCAGCAACTTCTGTTCGTCGTCGATCACACCGCCACGCTGGAAGATGCCCGATCGTTGCTGGAAACGGTGGTGTATGACGCCATCATCCTGGACCGTAGCCTGCCCGATGGTGATGGCCTGGAGTTGATCCCGCGTCTGCGCGCCCGCGGTATGGACATTCCGGTCCTGGCGGCCACCGCCCGCGATCAAGTGTGCGACCGGGTGCGCGGCCTGGATTCCGGCGTTGACGATTACCTGATCAAACCCTACAGCCTGCTGGAACTGGCCGCCCGCCTGCGCGCCTTGCTGCGCCGTCCGGGCAAGACGCTGAAAAACGAGCAGGTCATCGGCGACATCGTCCTTGACGCTTTTCAGGGCACGGCCACCATCGCCGGCGAGCCGCTGCTGCTGGCGCGGCGGCTGATCACCTTGCTGGATGTGCTGATGCGATCGGCGGGCCGGGTGGTGTCGCGTCCGGCCATCGAGACCCGTCTTTACAGCATCGATGACCAGATCGATTCCAACGCGCTCGAAGCCAGCATCTCGCGCCTGCGCCGGATTTTGGCCGACAAGGGCTCGTCGGTCACCATCCACACCATCCGCGGTGTCGGCTATATGCTGGCCGAAGGGGACAAGTCATGA
- a CDS encoding class II aldolase/adducin family protein, whose protein sequence is MQSIVDAVRLLAERGLNQGASGNVSLRGEGCFTITPSGVSADVLRPDQLVSMDMDGAWSGAWKPSSEWRFHRDIYAARADAHAVVHCHSPAATALAVLGKTLPAFHYMVAIAGGVDVRCAPYATFGTQELSDAALAALTDRRACLLGHHGMISIGKDLAQAVDIAVEVEFLADLYLRLLPLGEPPVLPAAEMAVVLEKFKSYGANAQAPITAA, encoded by the coding sequence ATGCAAAGCATCGTCGATGCCGTCCGTCTGCTGGCCGAGCGCGGTCTGAACCAGGGCGCCTCGGGCAATGTTTCGCTGCGCGGCGAGGGCTGCTTCACCATCACCCCGTCCGGGGTTTCGGCGGATGTGCTGCGCCCCGACCAACTGGTCAGCATGGATATGGATGGCGCTTGGTCGGGGGCGTGGAAGCCGTCGAGCGAATGGCGGTTCCACCGCGACATCTATGCCGCCCGCGCCGATGCCCATGCCGTGGTCCATTGCCATTCCCCCGCCGCCACCGCCCTGGCGGTCTTGGGCAAGACCTTGCCTGCCTTCCATTACATGGTGGCCATCGCCGGCGGCGTCGACGTGCGCTGCGCCCCTTACGCCACCTTCGGCACCCAGGAATTGTCGGATGCGGCGCTCGCCGCCTTGACCGATCGCCGCGCCTGCCTGCTGGGCCATCATGGCATGATCAGTATCGGCAAGGATTTGGCCCAGGCGGTGGACATCGCGGTGGAAGTGGAGTTCCTGGCCGATCTCTATCTGCGTCTGCTGCCCCTGGGCGAACCGCCGGTGCTGCCGGCGGCAGAGATGGCGGTGGTGCTGGAAAAATTCAAATCCTATGGCGCCAACGCGCAAGCCCCTATAACGGCAGCCTGA
- a CDS encoding S-methyl-5'-thioadenosine phosphorylase, which yields MSKPVLGIIGGSGVYDIDGLTNTQWRRVDSPFGQPSDDLLFGELNGQQLVFLPRHGRGHRIPPSELNYRANIDALKRAGVTEIVSVSAVGSLKEELPPGTFVIVDQFIDRTFARTKSFFETGLVAHVSMAHPVCGRLGDIIEQAAKDAGIVAVRGGTYLVMEGPQFSTQAESNLYRQWGCDVIGMTNMPEAKLAREAEMCYATVAMVTDYDCWHPDHDAVTVEQVVKVLLENADRARALVKAIVPQVGGRSGNCAKGCHTALEHAIITHGDKRDPNVVSKLDAVAGRLLKR from the coding sequence ATGAGCAAACCCGTTCTCGGCATCATCGGCGGTTCCGGCGTCTACGACATCGACGGCCTGACCAACACCCAATGGCGCCGCGTCGACAGCCCCTTCGGCCAACCGTCCGACGACTTGCTGTTCGGCGAATTGAACGGCCAACAATTGGTCTTCCTGCCCCGTCACGGTCGCGGCCACCGTATCCCGCCGTCAGAGCTTAATTATCGCGCCAATATCGACGCCCTGAAGCGGGCCGGCGTCACCGAGATCGTCTCGGTCTCGGCGGTGGGCTCGCTGAAGGAGGAATTGCCGCCCGGCACCTTCGTCATCGTCGACCAGTTCATCGACCGCACCTTCGCCCGCACCAAATCATTCTTTGAAACCGGCTTGGTCGCCCATGTGTCCATGGCCCATCCGGTGTGCGGACGCCTGGGCGACATCATCGAGCAGGCGGCCAAGGATGCCGGCATCGTCGCCGTGCGCGGCGGCACCTATCTGGTGATGGAGGGACCGCAATTCTCGACGCAGGCGGAAAGCAACCTGTACCGCCAATGGGGCTGCGACGTCATCGGCATGACCAACATGCCCGAGGCCAAGTTGGCGCGCGAAGCCGAGATGTGCTACGCCACCGTCGCCATGGTCACCGATTATGATTGCTGGCACCCCGATCACGACGCCGTGACGGTGGAACAGGTGGTCAAGGTGTTGCTGGAAAATGCCGACCGTGCCCGCGCCCTGGTCAAGGCCATCGTCCCCCAGGTGGGCGGACGGTCGGGCAATTGCGCCAAGGGCTGCCATACCGCGCTGGAACACGCCATCATCACCCATGGCGACAAGCGTGATCCTAACGTGGTCAGCAAGCTCGACGCCGTCGCCGGTCGTCTGTTGAAGCGTTAA
- a CDS encoding response regulator has protein sequence MDDKPHILVVDDDDRLRQLLRKYLSDNGYLVTTAASAAEARAKLAVVEADLMVLDVMMPGEDGLSLTRDLRGQSALPILLLTAMGESEDRISGLESGADDYLTKPFEPRELLLRIASILRRTPKVEGIAVKLLGLGAFVWDPVRAELRQGDEVVHLTTGERELLGILAEAAGQAVSRDDLANRTGNDANPRAVDVQVTRLRKKLEDDPRLPRYLQTVRGQGYMLRPD, from the coding sequence ATGGACGACAAGCCGCATATCCTGGTGGTCGACGACGATGACCGGCTGCGGCAATTGCTGCGCAAATACCTGTCCGATAACGGTTATCTGGTGACCACCGCCGCCTCCGCCGCCGAGGCCAGGGCCAAGCTGGCGGTGGTCGAAGCCGATCTGATGGTGTTGGACGTGATGATGCCGGGCGAGGACGGCCTGAGCCTGACCCGCGATTTGCGCGGCCAAAGCGCCCTTCCCATTCTGCTGCTGACCGCCATGGGCGAGTCCGAGGACCGCATCTCGGGGCTGGAATCGGGGGCCGACGATTATCTGACCAAACCGTTCGAGCCCAGGGAGTTGCTGCTGCGCATCGCCTCGATCCTGCGCCGCACTCCCAAGGTCGAGGGGATTGCGGTCAAGCTCTTGGGTTTGGGCGCTTTCGTCTGGGATCCGGTGCGGGCCGAACTGCGCCAAGGCGACGAGGTGGTGCATCTGACCACCGGCGAGCGGGAATTGCTGGGTATCCTGGCCGAGGCCGCCGGTCAGGCGGTCAGCCGCGACGATTTGGCCAACCGCACCGGCAACGATGCCAATCCCCGCGCCGTTGACGTCCAGGTCACCCGCCTGCGCAAAAAACTGGAAGACGATCCCCGTCTGCCGCGCTATCTGCAAACCGTGCGCGGCCAAGGCTATATGTTGAGGCCCGACTAG
- a CDS encoding c-type cytochrome — protein sequence MRILNLIRNATLALALTTAAVTTVAQAAEEASSISRGGRLYDKFWVETKADAPKTPHAAYPDKAGKYAQDSSWRCKECHGWDYKGKDGAYAKGGHATGIIGITGAAGKDPAAIVAILRNPAHGYDEQKLSAKDAQDLALFVSKGQIDMSQYIDYAAKKAKGDAAKGEGYFNTLCAGCHGTDGKKITNAPPLGSLQNPQEMLHKVLNGQPNQPMPSLRLLDPQIAVDLVSHMMTLPQQ from the coding sequence ATGCGCATTCTCAACCTCATCCGCAACGCAACGCTGGCTCTGGCCTTGACCACGGCGGCGGTGACAACGGTGGCGCAGGCGGCGGAGGAAGCCTCTTCCATCTCGCGCGGCGGACGCCTTTACGACAAGTTCTGGGTCGAAACCAAGGCCGACGCCCCCAAGACCCCGCACGCGGCCTATCCGGACAAGGCCGGAAAATACGCGCAGGATTCGTCCTGGCGTTGCAAGGAATGTCACGGCTGGGATTACAAGGGCAAGGACGGCGCCTATGCCAAGGGTGGCCATGCCACCGGCATCATCGGCATCACCGGCGCCGCCGGCAAGGATCCGGCGGCCATCGTCGCCATTCTGCGCAACCCGGCCCACGGCTACGACGAGCAGAAACTGTCGGCCAAGGATGCCCAGGATCTGGCCCTGTTCGTGTCCAAGGGACAGATCGACATGAGCCAGTATATCGACTACGCGGCCAAGAAGGCCAAGGGCGACGCCGCCAAGGGCGAGGGCTATTTCAACACCCTGTGCGCCGGCTGCCATGGCACCGACGGTAAGAAGATCACCAACGCGCCGCCGCTGGGATCGCTGCAAAACCCGCAGGAAATGCTGCATAAGGTCTTGAATGGCCAGCCCAATCAGCCGATGCCGTCGCTGCGTCTGCTTGATCCGCAGATCGCCGTCGATCTGGTCAGCCATATGATGACGCTGCCGCAGCAATAG
- a CDS encoding branched-chain amino acid aminotransferase, which translates to MADLVPFHDRDGFIWFDGKLTPWRDAKVHVLTHGLHYGSAVFEGERVYGGKVFKLTEHSERLVKSGEILGMKVPFSAAEIDAATNETVKANNIVDGYVRPIAWRGSEMMGVAAQANKIHLAIACWVWPSYWSPEARMRGIRLNISEWRRPHPQTAPTASKAAGLYMICTMSKHKAEADGYEDSLMLDYRGQVAEATGANVFFVFDGELHTPTPDCFLDGITRRTVIDIAKKRGLKVIERAIMPEDMSKATECFLTGTAAEVTPVREIGPYTFTPGEISKTLISDYDALVRS; encoded by the coding sequence ATGGCTGACCTAGTCCCCTTCCACGATCGCGACGGCTTCATCTGGTTCGACGGCAAACTGACCCCCTGGCGCGACGCCAAGGTGCATGTTCTCACCCACGGCCTGCATTACGGCTCGGCGGTATTCGAGGGCGAGCGGGTTTACGGCGGCAAGGTGTTCAAGCTGACCGAGCACTCGGAGCGACTGGTCAAGTCGGGCGAAATCCTGGGCATGAAGGTTCCCTTCAGCGCCGCCGAAATCGACGCCGCCACCAATGAGACGGTCAAGGCCAACAATATCGTCGACGGCTATGTCCGCCCCATCGCCTGGCGCGGCTCGGAAATGATGGGTGTCGCCGCCCAGGCCAACAAGATCCATCTGGCCATCGCCTGCTGGGTGTGGCCCAGCTATTGGTCGCCCGAGGCCCGCATGCGCGGCATCCGCCTCAACATCAGTGAATGGCGTCGCCCGCATCCCCAGACCGCGCCGACCGCATCGAAGGCTGCCGGCCTTTACATGATCTGCACCATGAGCAAGCACAAGGCCGAGGCCGACGGCTATGAGGACTCGCTGATGCTGGATTATCGCGGTCAGGTGGCCGAAGCCACCGGCGCCAACGTTTTCTTCGTCTTCGATGGCGAGTTGCACACCCCCACCCCCGATTGCTTCCTGGACGGCATCACCCGGCGTACGGTCATCGACATCGCCAAAAAGCGCGGTCTGAAGGTGATCGAACGGGCCATCATGCCCGAGGACATGAGCAAGGCGACGGAATGCTTCCTGACCGGCACCGCCGCCGAAGTCACGCCTGTGCGCGAAATTGGACCCTACACATTCACGCCAGGGGAAATCAGCAAGACGCTCATTAGTGATTACGATGCTTTAGTGCGTTCTTAA
- a CDS encoding MarR family winged helix-turn-helix transcriptional regulator, which yields MTDVKTPINPLFLREEELRQGIELLFFAYRDFTAEPDAILAEYGFGRAHHRVIYFVGRNPGMTVSDLLAILRITKQSLSRVLGQLVDEGFITQRPGVHDRRQRLLELTEKGTELERQLTERQRARFARAYREAGAEAVEGFRKVMLGLIDEADRPRFPSRGPGWR from the coding sequence ATGACTGACGTAAAGACGCCCATCAATCCGTTGTTCCTGCGCGAAGAAGAATTGCGCCAGGGCATCGAATTGCTGTTTTTCGCCTATCGCGACTTCACCGCCGAGCCCGACGCCATCCTGGCCGAATACGGCTTCGGGCGGGCGCACCACCGCGTCATCTATTTCGTCGGGCGCAATCCGGGCATGACGGTGTCGGATTTGCTGGCCATTTTACGCATCACCAAGCAATCCCTGTCCCGCGTTTTGGGGCAATTGGTGGACGAGGGCTTCATCACCCAGCGTCCCGGCGTGCACGACCGCCGCCAACGTCTGCTGGAATTGACGGAAAAAGGCACCGAGCTTGAACGGCAATTGACCGAACGCCAGCGCGCCCGCTTCGCCCGCGCCTACCGCGAGGCCGGGGCCGAGGCGGTGGAGGGGTTCCGCAAGGTCATGCTGGGGCTGATCGATGAGGCCGACCGCCCCCGCTTTCCGTCGCGCGGTCCCGGCTGGCGCTAA